One Streptomyces sp. R28 DNA window includes the following coding sequences:
- a CDS encoding PP2C family protein-serine/threonine phosphatase, giving the protein MTGQSLRSELRPPSVRGWVWWLPLAAVVVDVAAELIVRGREPVSFMLIAVPPLAAATRGPRGTALSAVVCLGLQMWMAARRPGHFDEQHHVAVYVATTLIGIAGVALAWQRERTRQHLIRANSVAEAMQRVLLRPVPRRLGPVHAAGFYEAGEGGTLVGGDLYDVCETPFGVRVIIGDVRGKGLDAVQTVAAVLGSFRVSAHEWQSLSGLAERLEFSIARNSPAGDDGDPELFVTALVLEFPPDGGEVRIVDRGHPAPLVVGPQGARRLVTVPGLPLGLGKLAPDGCDTTVHPLGPSEVLVLHTDGVSEARDADGVFYPVLQRLGERFRGERALDPEAVVSFVRTDAERWSARSDNDDRAVLALTLGAAAPP; this is encoded by the coding sequence GTGACCGGCCAGAGCCTCCGCTCGGAGCTGCGGCCGCCGTCCGTGCGCGGGTGGGTGTGGTGGCTGCCGCTGGCCGCGGTGGTCGTCGATGTGGCCGCCGAACTGATCGTCAGGGGCCGCGAACCGGTGAGCTTCATGCTCATCGCGGTACCGCCGCTGGCCGCCGCGACCCGTGGCCCGCGCGGCACCGCGCTGTCCGCGGTGGTGTGCCTGGGGCTGCAGATGTGGATGGCCGCCCGGCGCCCCGGCCACTTCGACGAGCAGCACCATGTCGCCGTGTACGTCGCCACGACCCTCATCGGCATCGCCGGCGTCGCGCTGGCCTGGCAGCGGGAGCGGACCCGGCAGCATCTCATCCGGGCCAACTCGGTCGCCGAGGCCATGCAGCGGGTGCTGCTGCGTCCGGTACCGCGCAGGCTCGGCCCGGTACACGCCGCCGGGTTCTACGAGGCCGGGGAGGGCGGCACGCTCGTCGGCGGGGATCTGTACGACGTGTGCGAGACGCCCTTCGGGGTGCGGGTCATCATCGGTGACGTCCGCGGCAAGGGGCTGGACGCCGTCCAGACGGTCGCGGCGGTGCTGGGCAGCTTCCGGGTCTCGGCCCACGAGTGGCAGAGCCTGAGCGGGCTGGCCGAGCGGCTGGAGTTCAGCATCGCCCGCAACAGCCCGGCCGGAGACGACGGCGACCCCGAGTTGTTCGTGACCGCACTGGTGCTGGAGTTCCCGCCGGACGGCGGCGAGGTGCGGATCGTCGACCGCGGTCACCCCGCGCCGCTGGTGGTCGGCCCGCAGGGCGCCCGGCGACTGGTCACGGTACCCGGACTGCCCCTGGGGCTGGGCAAACTGGCGCCGGACGGATGCGACACGACGGTGCATCCGCTCGGACCTTCGGAGGTGCTCGTCCTGCACACGGACGGGGTCAGCGAGGCCCGCGACGCGGACGGCGTCTTCTACCCGGTCCTTCAGCGGCTCGGCGAACGGTTCCGCGGTGAGCGCGCACTCGACCCGGAGGCGGTCGTGTCGTTCGTACGGACCGACGCGGAACGCTGGTCGGCCCGGTCCGACAACGACGACCGGGCCGTCCTGGCCCTCACCCTGGGGGCCGCGGCGCCCCCATGA
- a CDS encoding SpoIIE family protein phosphatase, producing MHNTSPMSLSESPDDPFSVHRSASAVLDGRGRVVAWSEQATALLGYRADEVLGRRVREVLVDSADEAVIAEATAACLREHGWFGLLPVRNRAGHRVYVGFRARRVQRLDSTTEWLLVGSLAEDIAQWEIDRAMLDGFFSRSPVGVAVLGPDLRVVRVNRAVARFGGLPTEAYRGHRTADFLLGPDAELIEERLRGVLETGQPMIFAEQTCRLLPDPQKELIVSVSAFRMQDPSGRVLGVTEIVEDVTDRHRARRRLALLNEAGARIGSTLDVARTARELAEAAVPALADALSVDLLEPVPRGEEPAPDAKGPLRRMAVRSIHPEVLQVMYPEGQLFSFPEDTAPARCLAERRPVLEPLVEGNRGWFSAEPERTEKALALGVHSLMVVPLAARGVVLGLVCLWRSQRPEPFEEDDLTLAEEFAARAAVCIDNARRYTQQHNAAEALQRSLLPSEVPEHPAVETAHRYLPAHASAGVGGDWFDVIPLSGLRVALVVGDVVGHGMHASATMGRLRAAVHTLAHLDLAPDEVLARLDDLVDQLATEQRQTDGNTPQIVGATCLYAIYDPVSRHCALARAGHPPPTVLGPDGRVRPVDIPAGPPLGLGGLPFETAEVELDEGSLIALYSDGLLLAGRRDIDQGLALLRSTLAGPFPSLEHTCKAVEDAMLPDRPADDVTLLLGRTRVLAAENVATWQLPAEPTAAGRARTLVRDRLSDWGLEDFAFTTELIVSELVTNAYRYAGGTVLLRLIRDGHLICEVSDSSSTSPHLRQARGTDEGGRGLFLVAQLSERWGTRYGRNRKTIWAEQPMSAQQGESGA from the coding sequence ATGCACAACACATCACCTATGTCGCTCAGCGAGAGCCCGGACGATCCGTTCTCGGTCCACCGATCCGCGTCGGCCGTACTGGACGGCCGCGGACGGGTCGTCGCCTGGAGCGAACAGGCCACCGCGCTGCTCGGGTACCGGGCCGACGAGGTGCTGGGCCGGCGGGTGCGCGAGGTCCTCGTCGACAGCGCGGACGAGGCCGTGATCGCCGAGGCGACCGCCGCGTGTCTGCGGGAACACGGCTGGTTCGGGCTGCTGCCGGTCCGCAATCGCGCCGGCCACCGCGTGTACGTGGGGTTCAGGGCCCGCCGAGTGCAACGCCTGGACTCCACCACCGAGTGGCTCCTCGTCGGCTCGCTCGCCGAGGACATCGCCCAGTGGGAGATCGACCGGGCGATGCTGGACGGCTTCTTCAGCCGGTCCCCGGTGGGCGTCGCGGTGCTCGGCCCGGACCTGCGCGTGGTGCGGGTGAACCGGGCGGTCGCGCGGTTCGGCGGACTGCCGACCGAGGCGTACCGCGGGCATCGCACCGCCGACTTCCTGCTCGGCCCGGACGCGGAACTGATCGAGGAGCGGCTCCGGGGGGTTCTGGAGACAGGGCAGCCCATGATCTTCGCCGAGCAGACCTGCCGGTTGCTGCCGGACCCCCAGAAGGAACTGATCGTCTCCGTGTCCGCCTTCCGGATGCAGGACCCCTCCGGCAGGGTGCTGGGCGTCACCGAGATCGTTGAGGACGTCACCGACCGCCATCGGGCGCGTCGGCGGCTCGCGCTGCTCAACGAGGCCGGTGCAAGGATCGGCAGCACCCTGGACGTGGCCAGGACGGCTCGCGAGCTGGCCGAGGCTGCCGTTCCCGCGCTCGCCGACGCCCTCTCGGTGGATCTGCTGGAGCCCGTGCCCCGTGGGGAGGAGCCGGCCCCCGACGCCAAAGGCCCGTTGCGCAGGATGGCGGTGCGCAGCATCCACCCCGAGGTGCTGCAGGTGATGTACCCCGAGGGCCAACTGTTCTCCTTCCCCGAGGACACCGCGCCGGCCCGCTGCCTGGCGGAGCGGCGTCCGGTCCTGGAGCCGCTCGTGGAGGGCAACCGCGGGTGGTTCTCGGCCGAGCCGGAGCGGACCGAGAAGGCGCTCGCGCTGGGTGTCCACTCGCTGATGGTGGTGCCGCTGGCCGCGCGCGGTGTGGTCCTCGGCCTGGTCTGCCTGTGGCGCTCGCAGCGGCCGGAGCCGTTCGAGGAGGACGACCTCACCCTGGCGGAGGAGTTCGCCGCCAGGGCCGCGGTCTGCATCGACAACGCCCGCCGCTACACCCAGCAGCACAACGCCGCCGAGGCCCTGCAGCGCAGCCTGCTGCCGAGCGAGGTGCCCGAGCACCCGGCGGTCGAGACGGCACACCGCTATCTGCCCGCGCACGCCTCCGCCGGTGTGGGCGGCGACTGGTTCGACGTCATCCCCCTGTCGGGACTGCGCGTCGCCCTGGTCGTCGGCGACGTCGTCGGCCACGGCATGCACGCCTCGGCGACCATGGGCCGGCTGCGCGCCGCCGTGCACACGCTGGCCCACCTCGACCTGGCTCCGGACGAGGTCCTCGCCCGGCTCGACGACCTGGTGGACCAGTTGGCCACCGAACAGCGGCAGACCGATGGCAACACGCCCCAGATCGTGGGCGCGACCTGCCTGTACGCGATCTACGACCCGGTCTCCCGGCACTGCGCCCTGGCCCGAGCGGGACACCCCCCGCCGACCGTGCTGGGTCCGGACGGCCGGGTGCGCCCGGTCGACATTCCCGCCGGACCGCCCCTCGGCCTGGGCGGGCTGCCGTTCGAGACGGCTGAGGTCGAACTGGACGAGGGCAGCCTGATCGCCCTGTACAGCGACGGTCTCCTCCTGGCCGGCCGGCGCGACATCGACCAGGGGCTGGCCCTGCTGCGCTCCACGCTGGCCGGTCCGTTCCCTTCGCTGGAGCACACCTGCAAGGCGGTGGAGGACGCGATGCTGCCCGACCGGCCCGCCGATGACGTGACGCTGCTGCTGGGCCGAACCCGGGTGCTGGCGGCGGAGAACGTGGCCACCTGGCAGCTGCCGGCCGAGCCCACCGCGGCCGGCCGGGCCCGGACACTGGTGCGGGACCGGCTGAGCGATTGGGGCCTGGAGGACTTCGCGTTCACCACCGAACTGATCGTGAGCGAACTGGTCACGAACGCCTACCGGTACGCCGGCGGCACGGTGCTGCTACGGCTGATCAGGGACGGCCATCTCATCTGCGAGGTCTCCGACTCCAGCAGCACATCCCCCCATCTGCGCCAGGCCCGCGGCACCGACGAGGGCGGACGTGGTCTGTTCCTGGTGGCCCAGCTGTCCGAGCGGTGGGGCACGCGCTACGGCCGCAACCGCAAGACCATCTGGGCCGAGCAGCCGATGTCCGCGCAGCAGGGGGAGTCAGGTGCCTGA
- a CDS encoding SpoIIE family protein phosphatase: MAGASHRGARAPDAIGETPDRGASAGRHAGVFQDLLPLALWVVDADGRLAQWSLAAQDLLGHTPEQMVGQDARSVLVPEENRELADRLARTLRTGAAVVARLPVRHRDGTVVDMEMWHCPIADGQGRTGVLAIAAETSAVERMRDALAALEGLFSQSPIGLAMLGPDLRFLRVNEALSRIDGVPVAEHVGRRVTEIAPGAGALESVMRQVLDRGEAVVDFRYISGASDPQRTRTWSCSYAPLLGGAGQRVGVIASLIDVTEGQRAHLEAERARRRLALLAEAGTQMGSTLDLTQTAQEVVRVLVPRLADSADVQLLEEAMAPDETAASAHGVVRRAAAAFTDPAAPADHLAVGMTMQVPPGSVYEQVISAGRPMNLYLGDIAPLIPTPGAEPLREYLYAHVGAARLVPLVARGTVLGAVVVTRTRGREPFDDQDTLLIDELVARAALNIDNARMYSRERDAALTLQRSLMNTSLPTVSGLELTGRYLPAGDHEVGGDWFDAIALSDDRTALVIGDVMGHGIHAAAVMGQLRTAVRTLARRDTAPDQVLRSLDATVADLGDYEMATCLYAVHDPVTAHCLIARAGHPPPLIADERGTVTFLGGPAGPPLGVGRQDREVQRVLLPPHGLLVAYTDGLIETRGTDLDQGMRRLAQALRHPGRPLEEICDELLAHVMPEAADDDVAILVARALPR; the protein is encoded by the coding sequence ATGGCCGGCGCGAGTCACCGCGGTGCACGTGCCCCCGATGCGATCGGCGAAACGCCGGACCGGGGCGCGTCCGCGGGGCGGCATGCGGGGGTGTTCCAGGACCTGCTCCCGCTCGCCCTGTGGGTGGTCGACGCCGACGGACGTCTGGCGCAGTGGTCGCTGGCCGCGCAGGACCTGCTCGGTCACACGCCGGAGCAGATGGTGGGCCAGGACGCGCGGAGCGTACTGGTGCCCGAGGAGAACCGTGAGCTGGCCGACCGCCTGGCCCGGACGCTGCGCACGGGGGCGGCGGTGGTCGCACGGCTGCCGGTCCGGCATCGCGACGGGACCGTGGTCGACATGGAGATGTGGCACTGTCCGATCGCGGACGGGCAGGGGCGTACGGGTGTGCTGGCCATCGCGGCGGAGACCTCCGCCGTGGAGCGGATGCGCGATGCGCTGGCCGCGCTGGAGGGGCTGTTCTCCCAGTCCCCGATCGGGCTGGCCATGCTCGGTCCCGACCTGCGTTTCCTGCGGGTCAACGAGGCTCTGTCCCGGATCGACGGCGTCCCGGTGGCGGAGCACGTCGGCAGACGCGTGACCGAGATCGCCCCCGGCGCCGGCGCGCTGGAGTCGGTGATGCGGCAGGTCCTCGACCGGGGTGAGGCGGTGGTCGACTTCCGCTACATTTCCGGCGCCTCGGACCCGCAACGGACGCGGACGTGGTCGTGTTCCTACGCTCCCTTGCTCGGCGGGGCCGGCCAGCGGGTGGGGGTGATCGCTTCGCTGATCGACGTCACGGAGGGGCAGCGGGCCCACCTGGAGGCGGAGCGGGCGCGGCGGCGTCTCGCGCTGCTGGCGGAGGCGGGCACCCAGATGGGCTCCACCCTGGATCTGACGCAGACCGCGCAGGAGGTGGTCCGCGTCCTGGTGCCCCGGCTGGCCGACTCGGCCGACGTCCAGCTGCTGGAGGAGGCGATGGCCCCGGACGAGACCGCCGCGTCGGCGCACGGCGTGGTCCGGCGTGCCGCGGCGGCCTTCACCGACCCGGCCGCGCCGGCCGACCACCTCGCGGTCGGCATGACCATGCAGGTGCCGCCCGGATCGGTGTACGAGCAGGTCATCAGTGCCGGGCGTCCCATGAACCTCTACCTGGGCGACATCGCTCCGCTGATCCCCACCCCCGGCGCCGAACCGCTGCGCGAGTACCTGTACGCCCACGTGGGCGCGGCGCGCCTGGTCCCGCTGGTCGCCCGGGGCACCGTGCTCGGCGCGGTGGTGGTGACCCGGACACGCGGGCGGGAGCCGTTCGACGACCAGGACACGCTGCTGATCGACGAGCTGGTCGCCCGAGCCGCGCTGAACATCGACAACGCGCGCATGTACAGCCGGGAACGCGACGCGGCACTCACCCTCCAGCGCAGCCTGATGAACACCTCCCTGCCCACCGTCAGCGGACTGGAACTCACCGGCCGCTATCTGCCGGCCGGCGACCACGAGGTCGGCGGCGACTGGTTCGACGCCATCGCCCTGTCGGACGACCGGACCGCCCTGGTGATCGGAGACGTGATGGGGCACGGCATCCACGCCGCGGCCGTCATGGGCCAGCTGCGCACGGCCGTGCGGACGCTGGCACGCCGGGACACCGCGCCCGACCAGGTGCTGCGCTCCCTGGACGCCACCGTGGCCGACCTGGGTGACTACGAAATGGCCACCTGCCTGTACGCCGTTCACGATCCGGTCACCGCCCACTGCCTGATCGCCCGGGCGGGCCACCCGCCTCCCCTGATCGCCGACGAGCGAGGAACGGTCACCTTCCTGGGCGGACCCGCGGGCCCGCCGCTGGGCGTGGGCAGGCAGGACCGCGAGGTGCAGCGGGTGCTCCTGCCGCCGCACGGCCTCCTGGTGGCCTACACCGACGGTCTGATCGAGACCCGCGGCACGGACCTCGACCAGGGCATGCGCCGACTGGCCCAGGCACTGCGGCACCCCGGCCGTCCGCTGGAGGAGATCTGCGACGAGCTCCTGGCCCACGTCATGCCCGAGGCGGCGGACGACGACGTGGCGATACTCGTCGCCCGAGCCCTCCCCCGGTGA
- a CDS encoding pyruvate carboxylase: MFRKVLVANRGEIAIRAFRAGYELGARTVAVFPHEDRNSLHRLKADEAYEIGRPGHPVRAYLSVEEIVGAARRAGADAVYPGYGFLSENPDLSRACEEAGITFVGPSAEILELTGNKARAVAAARAAGVPVLGSSEPSTDVDALVSAAEGIGFPIFVKAVAGGGGRGMRRVAEPAQLREAIEAASREAASAFGDSTVFLEKGVVEPRHIEVQILADGQGNVIHLFERDCSVQRRHQKVIELAPAPNLDPALRERICADAVRFARQIGYRNAGTVEFLLDRDGNHVFIEMNPRIQVEHTVTEEVTDVDLVQAQLRIAAGETLAELGLAQETITLRGAALQCRITTEDPANGFRPDTGRISAYRSPGGSGIRLDGGTTHAGTEISAHFDSMLVKLTCRGRDFTTAVGRARRAVAEFRIRGVSTNIPFLQAVLDDPDFRAGQVTTSFIEQRPHLLTARHSADRGTKLLTYLADVTVNKPHGERPDLIDPLTKLPALPTGEPPAGSRQRLAELGPEGFASWLRASPTIGVTDTTFRDAHQSLLATRVRTKDMLAVAPVVARTLPQLLSLECWGGATYDVALRFLAEDPWERLAALREAAPNICLQMLLRGRNTVGYTPYPTEVTDAFVQEAAATGIDIFRIFDALNDVEQMRPAIEAVRETGTAVAEVALCYTSDLSDPSERLYTLDYYLRLAEQIVNAGAHVLAVKDMAGLLRAPAAAKLVSALRREFDLPVHIHTHDTAGGQLATYLAAIQAGADAVDGAVASMAGTTSQPSLSAIVAATDYSERPTGLDLQAVGDLEPYWESVRKVYAPFEAGLASPTGRVYHHEIPGGQLSNLRTQAVALGLGDRFEDIEAMYAAADRMLGRLVKVTPSSKVVGDLALHLVGAGVSPGDFEAGPDRFDIPDSVIGFLRGELGTPPGGWPEPFRSKALQGRAEAKPVQELNTDDREGLAKDRRSTLNRLLFPAPTREFDTHRDTYGDTSVLDSKAFFYGLRPGKEYAVDLERGVRLLIELQAVGDADERGMRTVMSSLNGQLRPIQVRDRAAASDIPVTEKADRANPGHVAAPFAGVVTLTVAEGDEVVAGATVATIEAMKMEASITAAKSGRVARLAINRIQQVEGGDLLVELA; this comes from the coding sequence ATGTTCCGCAAGGTGCTGGTAGCCAACCGCGGCGAGATCGCGATTCGTGCGTTCCGCGCAGGCTACGAGCTGGGAGCGCGCACCGTCGCCGTCTTCCCGCACGAGGACCGAAACTCCCTGCACCGGCTGAAGGCCGACGAGGCCTACGAGATCGGCCGGCCGGGACATCCGGTGCGGGCCTATCTCTCCGTGGAGGAGATCGTCGGCGCGGCACGCCGCGCGGGAGCCGACGCCGTCTACCCGGGGTACGGATTCCTGTCCGAGAACCCCGATCTGTCCCGGGCGTGCGAAGAGGCGGGCATCACCTTCGTCGGACCGAGCGCGGAGATCCTGGAGCTGACCGGGAACAAGGCGCGCGCGGTGGCCGCGGCCCGCGCGGCCGGCGTGCCGGTGCTGGGTTCCTCGGAACCGTCCACCGACGTGGACGCCCTCGTCAGCGCCGCCGAGGGCATCGGCTTCCCCATCTTCGTCAAGGCGGTCGCGGGCGGCGGAGGGCGCGGCATGCGCCGCGTCGCGGAGCCCGCCCAGCTGCGGGAGGCCATCGAGGCGGCATCCCGTGAGGCGGCGTCCGCGTTCGGCGACTCCACGGTGTTCCTGGAGAAGGGCGTCGTCGAGCCCCGCCACATCGAGGTGCAGATCCTCGCCGACGGGCAGGGCAACGTCATCCACCTGTTCGAGCGGGACTGCTCGGTGCAGCGTCGCCACCAGAAGGTCATCGAGCTGGCACCCGCACCGAACCTCGACCCGGCGCTGCGCGAGCGGATCTGCGCCGACGCCGTGCGGTTCGCCCGGCAGATCGGCTATCGCAACGCCGGCACCGTGGAGTTCCTTCTCGACCGCGACGGCAACCACGTCTTCATCGAGATGAACCCGCGCATCCAGGTCGAACACACGGTGACCGAGGAAGTCACGGACGTCGACCTGGTGCAGGCGCAGCTGCGCATCGCCGCCGGCGAGACACTGGCCGAACTCGGCCTCGCCCAGGAGACCATCACCCTGCGCGGCGCCGCGCTGCAGTGCCGGATCACCACCGAGGACCCGGCCAACGGCTTCCGCCCGGACACCGGCCGGATCAGCGCCTACCGCTCACCGGGCGGCTCCGGCATCCGCCTGGACGGCGGCACCACCCACGCCGGTACGGAGATCAGCGCGCACTTCGACTCCATGCTGGTCAAACTGACCTGCCGGGGCCGGGACTTCACCACCGCGGTCGGCCGAGCCCGGCGCGCCGTGGCCGAGTTCCGCATCCGCGGCGTGTCCACCAACATCCCCTTCCTGCAGGCCGTGCTGGACGACCCCGACTTCCGGGCGGGCCAGGTCACCACGTCGTTCATCGAGCAGCGCCCGCACCTGCTCACCGCCCGCCACTCCGCCGACCGCGGCACGAAGCTGCTTACCTACCTCGCCGACGTCACGGTCAACAAGCCGCACGGTGAACGACCCGATCTCATCGACCCGTTGACCAAGCTGCCCGCGCTGCCGACCGGTGAGCCGCCGGCCGGGTCCCGGCAGCGGCTCGCCGAACTCGGCCCGGAGGGCTTCGCGAGCTGGCTGCGCGCGTCCCCGACCATCGGCGTCACCGACACCACGTTCCGCGACGCCCACCAGTCGCTGCTCGCCACACGGGTGCGCACCAAGGACATGCTCGCCGTCGCCCCGGTGGTGGCCCGCACCCTGCCCCAGCTGCTGTCCCTGGAGTGCTGGGGTGGTGCGACCTACGACGTCGCCCTGCGCTTCCTCGCCGAGGACCCGTGGGAGCGCCTGGCGGCCCTGCGGGAGGCCGCGCCGAACATCTGCCTGCAGATGCTGCTGCGCGGCCGCAACACCGTGGGCTACACGCCGTATCCCACCGAGGTGACCGACGCGTTCGTGCAGGAGGCGGCGGCCACCGGCATCGACATCTTCCGCATCTTCGACGCCCTCAACGACGTCGAACAGATGCGGCCCGCCATCGAGGCCGTACGGGAGACCGGAACGGCTGTCGCGGAGGTGGCCCTGTGCTACACCTCCGACCTGTCCGACCCGTCCGAGCGCCTGTACACCCTGGACTACTACCTGCGCCTGGCCGAGCAGATCGTGAACGCGGGCGCGCATGTGCTGGCCGTCAAGGACATGGCCGGCCTGCTGCGGGCACCGGCCGCGGCGAAGCTGGTGTCGGCCCTGCGCCGGGAGTTCGACCTGCCGGTGCACATCCACACCCACGACACCGCGGGCGGCCAGCTCGCCACCTACCTCGCCGCGATCCAGGCCGGCGCCGACGCGGTGGACGGCGCGGTGGCGTCCATGGCCGGCACGACCTCGCAGCCGTCACTGTCCGCGATCGTGGCCGCGACCGACTACTCCGAGCGGCCCACCGGCCTGGACCTCCAGGCCGTCGGCGACCTCGAGCCGTACTGGGAGAGCGTCCGCAAGGTCTACGCCCCCTTCGAGGCGGGTCTGGCCTCGCCGACCGGCCGTGTCTACCACCACGAGATCCCCGGCGGGCAGCTCTCCAACCTGCGCACCCAGGCGGTCGCGCTGGGCCTGGGCGACCGTTTCGAGGACATCGAGGCGATGTACGCCGCCGCCGACCGGATGCTCGGCCGCCTGGTGAAGGTCACCCCCTCCTCCAAGGTGGTCGGCGACCTGGCGCTGCACCTGGTGGGCGCCGGCGTGTCCCCGGGGGACTTCGAGGCCGGGCCCGACCGGTTCGACATCCCCGACTCCGTCATCGGCTTCCTGCGTGGCGAGCTGGGCACCCCGCCCGGCGGCTGGCCCGAGCCGTTCCGCAGCAAGGCGCTGCAGGGCCGCGCCGAGGCCAAGCCGGTGCAGGAACTGAACACCGACGACCGTGAGGGCCTCGCGAAGGACCGGCGTTCGACACTCAACCGGCTGCTGTTCCCGGCACCGACGCGCGAGTTCGACACGCACCGTGACACCTACGGCGACACCAGCGTGCTGGACAGCAAGGCCTTCTTCTACGGGCTGCGCCCGGGCAAGGAGTACGCCGTCGACCTCGAGCGCGGTGTGCGGCTGCTGATCGAGCTGCAGGCCGTCGGTGACGCGGACGAGCGCGGCATGCGCACCGTGATGTCGTCCCTGAACGGCCAGTTGCGGCCGATCCAGGTCCGCGACCGGGCGGCGGCCTCGGACATCCCGGTGACGGAGAAGGCCGACCGGGCCAACCCCGGTCATGTCGCGGCGCCGTTCGCCGGCGTGGTGACCCTCACGGTCGCCGAGGGCGACGAGGTGGTGGCCGGAGCCACGGTGGCCACCATCGAGGCGATGAAGATGGAGGCGTCGATCACCGCCGCGAAGTCCGGCAGGGTGGCCCGACTGGCCATCAACCGCATCCAGCAGGTCGAGGGCGGCGATCTCCTGGTCGAGCTCGCCTGA